TTGTTACGTGAGACAGAAGGACTACACTTTGTAGCAGCAACCCAGGACATCACAATAGAATATATGTTACTGATAAGGAGGAGTCACTCGTGTCAAGTAACAGCAGAGAGATTGAGATTGGTAGTAGTGTGTGCACTCTCCTATCCAAAAACTGTTGTTCAGACAGATCAATAAATGCAGTGACCCACTGCGACCCCTTGTTCATAAAATACCTTGGCATCTTGATGATCTTCTCTTCTAGTGTGTGCGTATACTGAAGATCTTAATGAAAAAATCTGCTTTCCATGTGCAATGGTGTTACCCATGCAGAACGACAGGATGGCATTCCTTCATTTTACTCCTGAGTTTCTGCAACAGCCAATAGTTAATGCATTCCAAGACAATGCATGACATTCTGGGGTATTGCTGCATTTCTAAGATTAAAATATTTTCAATGCATTTGAAAAGGAGATATCTTTTCATGGATACCAAAAAAAGTTATGGGGTGGGCAGCAGACCCCATTTGTTCTACACTTATAAATGTGTCTCACTACTAGTTAAAGGCTGTTGCACATCATGTAAGATTTATGAGGCTCAGCCCTGTGGTGGAACATAGATCCACCCAGTGCATCTAGCAGGCTTTGCTTTGTTAGCACCTGGGTATTTCACACTCAAATTAACAAAAggcttttcttttcctttgtACAGGATATGTGTAAAATGGCAACTGAGGCAATATCATCGGGTCAAACAACCATTCAGGCAGAACTCAGAAGAAATGCCAACACCCGTGAGTAATTTTCTGTTTTGGAAGAAAGGACTGCATTGTGTGACTAGTATCCTGTAGTGGGTGTTCTATTCAGGATACAACTCTGTTTGTAGATCTGACTACATCTGTTAAGAATGAACTAAGGGGGTCTcgcaagcaaaaaaaacaaaaaaaaaaattcgagaGGATGTTTAAGTATGTAACAGTAGAATAACAGGCCCTGTTTTATGTCTTTACTCTCAAGTTGATCATTTGAGTTACCCATGAAGAGCTGTTGTGTGTTCAGTTTATGCCAAGCATAATTAGCCATTTACTCATGGTGATAGATTTCATTAAAGCATTTCCTATCCCCCCACACCCGCCCAGCTGCTGTTGCGTGGGGAATTCAAAGCTTGGTAATTCATAGCAATTGAAACATGATAAATAAACTCCCACACGCACAGTATAAATTCTATTTAGAACTAGCGCTCCTGTTCCCCACATCTTGGTGTTTCTCATCTGTGTGATTCTTGTCTTGCAGCTGCGACCCGGATGATCGCAAACAGTCTGAGCCAAGACTCTCCCCCACCCACCCCCGTCAGGAAACCCGACAACAGACTGTCCGTCACCGTGTCCAATAAGCAGGCCAAAGCGGGTATGCCAGGTGGGTGCTGTACTACACACTggccttttaaaatacattatttttttcttatttctttcatTGTGTTTTGAGTTTAGTGGTCCAGAAAAGTAAGGGACAATTCATGCACAAAAAAGAAGGGAATACTGAGAAGCAAAACCGTGAAAAACAAACTGCATACCAGCTGGAAAAAGTATTGCTCTTCACTTTATAGACTATCAGAGCTTCACAGATACGAGACATTActattcaggatttttttttggcTGCCCATAATCAGGGCCCCGATTTTATCGCGTTTCCTTAAAGCAATTACGTTTCAAGAAAAGCACATTTTTCGCATTTTTTCGTTGTACTctttgtaactgttttttttactaCCAAAGTCTAATTTTAGTGTTGAACACtgtataaataaatgcaaagtgTATAGTGTACAGAACGTACAAGAGCAGGACagaggcaaaaaaataaataaggcagCATTAAACATTCTTTGCACACTGATACCATCAAAACAGCACAGCCGTAAATGCATATGAAAATATGAAAGAATACAAAGATAACGGAAGACCAAAAGATCAATGAATTGGTGTCCTGGGGCACTTCCAAAGCCGCAGCTCGATATCCTCCCATTTCTTTCACAGCGTCCTTGGTATATCCAGGTAAGGAAGCCAAAAGCGAGTCGTTTCTGTCCAGTAAGTTGACAAGGTTCGGGTTCAAAAGCctgacagctttaaaaaaaacagcagcaggcTGGCAGAACTTGGCAGCATGATCAGATGGTTTCTTATCTAATGCAAAGTACTGTTTAATTTTCTGCACAGAAAGCTCCAACGATTGTGTTGCATTGCCGGTATTCAAGGGTAAAGTTTGTAGTTGGttagtaaaaaaagaaaggagatcCATTACATCATTGAAGACACTCATTACACACTGACTGGGAGAGTCACTTTTCAGAATTCTGCTACGGATGATAGTTGTCGACAATGTAGCGGACTTCACATTGAACAGACTTGGATTTTAATAATTCCGCTGTATCTTGACACATCGTGGAAGCAGAACTTTCCATTTCTATTTCTAGAAAAGCAGTTAAAAGCTCTGTGTTTTCATTGATGTATTGGACAGAATCAAACCATGTTTTCCATCGGGTAACAATTGGCTCTGGAGGTCCTGGAACCTTTTCAAGTGGCTTTCCTGTTTTTTCTGACACGTACTTTCGGTAACGCAACTTGTGCGCAGCTGATTGTTTGAAAGATTTTTTCACTGATGCAACTGTTTGGTTGGCAAAGGTAAACTTGGTCTGCCAAATGTTTCCGATAAGTGCATAGAAATGCGCTGTACATGTGACATGAATAGAGTTCACAGCCATGCCTTTGATAACAGACTCGTAACATTTATTCATATTTGCAGCATTATCAGAAACAAATGCAGCAATTCGTTCCCATTCAATACTGTACTCGCAGAGAGTTTTGACAATTAACTGCGCTATTGTTGCTCCGTCTTTTTTCTAGGAACACAGATTGTAGAAGTTTGACTGCTGGACAGTTATTCTTGTGACTGATTTTGTAAACTACGATATTCAGTACAAAGCAATCTTTGTCTGTCATTTCATCTACCAATATAGACAGCCATCCATCTTTAACAAACTTGAAAAGTTCACCTCTGAGCTTGAAAAACTTTGGGCGCGTATTGTTTCctccaaaaatattttaaagctaGGGTTATCTACCTTTTCTAGTGGGATATCTGCTTTTATCGGTGCTTCTGCCAGCTGAAATCTAGCCAAGTCTAACTTCACCATCTTTGGTCTGAGCAGTGAACAAACTTGAAACAATAACTTGCTTTTTTCCCGTCTCACCAGAATCAATCTGCACTAACTGCAGCCGTTTTCTTTTCAGGTGTTTTTCGCTTTTAAGATGCTTGACACAAGTGTCCTTTCTATTGTGGTCTACTGCTTTGTTACACACCGAACAAAATAATACATCATCCGATGAGTGAAACTCACCAGAAGGAAAATGTTTTTCGCGTTGTTTAGCTGAAATGCGGGATGTTGATGCACGTCTAGCTGCCATAGTTGCAGTTTAAAaaggcgtttttttttgtttgtttttttcagtgtttcacttcCCTTTAACCAGAGCTTAGCGACAGGAAGCATATAGTAAAAACGAAATGCACCCAGAAATAATGTCATAACAAGTGAGCATTCTTTTATAGGactaaatgtttaattattacattatgtAGGGTTTTCGCAATACCCTCCCTAAAAATGAAAATTTCGTGTTTTGTCGTGATTTTTTGTGATCGCGATAGAATCGTGGCCCTACCCATAATACCTTGCCATGGGGTGCAACGCTGCAACTGCCGTGCAGAGCAAAAAGCTACAGTTGAATCTGACTTCTACATTAGTTGTGTAAAATAGTTGATCGCAAtagaattaaatatataataaaagctTTAAAACTGCCGATCCACACACCTGTCTCTTCCTGGATAGTTCAGATAGTTGTAAAATGGTGAACAAAGCAATAATGTCCACTTAATTGATTTCCAGCCCCACAAACGAGGCGACTCCATTGCTACTGCAATCTAGAACCCTTCTGTGTGTAGGGTTTCTGAAGAGGTCTGAAAGAAGTAGGGGAGAGGGACTGTATGAAGTGGTTCACGCCCTTCTCTGTGCTGCTCAGTGCTGCCCTATATGAAGTGATTAACTCCCTGCTCTGTGCAGACGCGGGGCCCGATGTTTCGGTGAAGCGACGGCGGGTCACTGCGGAGATGGAGGGTAAATACATCATCAACATGCCGAAGGGGACCACGGAGCGAACCAAGAGGATCCTGGAGGAGCAGGCAGAGATAGGTACTGCGGGCTCAGCACACGCATGTCTGTTTGAGTAGCCGTTGAGTAAGCGGCTTCAGATGTCAttgatatttaatattttatggcTGTGTTTCTGGGTTGTGTTGCTCCAATATTACTAtgatttttctctaaatctgccttgaTCTGGCACTGAACAGCCgccttcattccattcaaatcatgtgaccagCACCACATTTTTATAGAAAGATATTAGTTGAGGCACTTAGGATTCgccaagctcaaagccaggtaaaggtagGGAAACATGTTAACTATTGGTGCAACAAAACCAGAACTACTCAAaatgtatatacaaaaaaaacccgACATTTAAAGCCACTTATGCTTTAACGATGCATATGTTGATACCTTTTGTTCAAAATACGAATGAAATGGATGTACAGCTGGTTTCAAAGACCCAGATTAATACTAGGCTTTGACTACCAAATTTTACTTCAGTTAAGGTAATCTGTAAAAGCAGCCTGTAGGTTTTGTGTATATAGAAAATACTGCTTGCATTTTGTTAAATAACCTTACATTGTACGCATCACACTGTATAATCACTATGTCTGATCTGCATATTTCACATGCATGTTTGTGACTGCCAACGTTCAACAGTTTGAaaacgtttaaactctaaactattaGCATCCCTCACTGCTGTCTTACCTTCGGAGCTGCTACTGCTGCTACTAATCAGTAAATCCTTTCTGAAATTACATTTGACCACTTGGTGGCACTGTGCACTAAATTCAAATCCCAATCAGCCACATACCACCATCATCCACTGTAGCATTGCATGCTATGCAAAAATCCAGTGTTTCAACAGCGATCATTGCATCATGTTAATTCAGTTTATGCTCTTTGCAGAAAAGGGTATTTATCGAACCTCTGTGTTTGAGAGACTCGGAGCTGAATCCAAGGCTGATGCCACTGTGGGAAGCAAGGTAAGACATTCTTTACTGGTTCTTAAGTTGGAATATTCCTCTGGATACAGTAACATTTACAGGTTTTTAATgttctttaaaacatttttagggATCTTATTCAAAATGTGTACATTATGGACTTATTGTCTAGCTGTCTGTAATTCTGTCACACACAATAACTTTTGCAAACTTTGATCATAGACTCCATGTCCTATCAGCCCTTTGCATTGAACTTGTGCGTTTCAGATAATCTGCTATAAACCACTGATGGGCCGCTTGCATGTAATTGTCAATCTGCCTCTGAAATTTGAACTACTGATATCACACTACTGATTTCTGATGCTCTACTGTACAATTTAAATACTATAATAGTCATGTGTACAACTTTGTTGAAAGTGTATGATTTGTACAGTTTACTCATGgataaatgtttaatataaagtGTAAATGTACAGCGTTGGGATCCCAAGAATGCTTTTCTTACATTTCCAAAGATGAATCCCCTTCCCTTAATTTGCAGCCCACGGGGGTGTTCAGCCGGTTGGGAGACGCGACGGGTGAGAgcaaggaggaggaggacgagaaGGCAGTGGAGAGCGACGGGGAAGGCTCCGTGCTTCAGTACGCCGGGGTCCTGAAGAGAACAGCACAGCCTGCCAGGAAAACCCCGGCCAAGGCCAGCCCTGCTTCCCTGACCACGGCCAAGACCAGGACTGCCCTCCCGGCTCGCAGACCTGCCCTCATGGCTCGCAGACCAGCCGTCGTCACCTTGAAACGCCTGGGCAAGCCTGCCAGGGCCCTGGCaacctgcactgccacagacAAGCCAGAGCCTGCTGCCAAGGTCAGCGTGCTGCAGAGGCTGGGCAAGCCCTCCAGCCCACAACCCGACACCCAGGACAGCAGGGTGACCAGCACCAAGAGCAAAGGGTTCACCGTCACCATCAACCGGGGGCTGGGCAGCGCCAAGGTGAGCAGCAGCACCGGGGAGTGCCAGGGGGCGCAGATGGACAGTGCTGGCTCTGTCAGTGTCTTCAAGAGACTGGGCCTGAAGAACACCTGACTGCCTCGCTGCGTCCTGCGCTTTTAATAATGTTTATCAGTTTTACAGATGCCTGAGTTTTTTTATTATGAggggaaaaagaaacaaaacaacatgcaACGATAAAGGTGTACCACTTTAATTTTTTACAGCAAATTTGGATTTAATGGTTCTATATATTCAATACAGTGACATGTCCATATTGTATTGTCTATTCAGCTACCCCCGTGGGAAGTTGGCTGGCTCACTATTTGAACCCATTTAACTAGTAGTAAATGGAAACCCTGACAACTAATTACAACAAACCCTGTAGTGCTGCAAGGCTCAAGTTGGCAtgtaaatttcttttttttgtttgatttttcccAATTGTGGTGGTctgatttttttataaatttgcaTTGTCAAGTGTCTTACACAACGTGGTATTTAAGAggctgtaaaaatgtgttttggaaTCTCACCATAAGCTGCAATGAGAGTGGCTCATCAAATTGTCGTGTATGTAAAACATCACTAACTCTGAAAACATTGGCACGGATTTCATAACCCCATCAGTTTCAAGACCGCATTTAAGCGATGTAAGCCAGTCCAGATTTTCTGTCAACCTTAAGTGATTTAAAGGTTTTGAtcctgatttaaaataataaaaaaaaacatgacatgttTGGTTTTTCTAGAGTTTATATAATGGGTGATTAAAATATCCCTGGACAAATGGACAGGTTTGAACAGTACTTAATTCTGTGTTCATCCTGTATGTTCGACCAGTTGTCTGGTGGTTTCTGAATCCCCCTCTACTGCCCTAAGTGCTCAAGTGAGTATTTAAACAGTGATGAACTTACTGTCATGCTTCGCTGTCAGTTGAATCTTATGACTTCCACTGTCTGAAGGCATTTCTGTAGCTTCTTCCACATCTGAAGCACACATTGTGCATTCGGAGATGCTCGCTGAGAGCTGTGCACCCTGCACGTACTCTGCAATTACTTGTGCATCAGGCACTAGAGCTGTAgtggtctgctgttttgaatgACGTTAGTTTTTCCGAAATGCAGGTCTGCAGTTTTAAATAGTTAATAGTAAGTGGTGGCTCATCACCAGAACCTTGCTAAAAGGGTTGCCTCTTTGCAATGACCTTGGAGAGGCGTAggtgtatacagtacatgcagtcatatttctttttatttatagtGTTTGTCTCTTGAACAAACGTGTCTTGTTACAAGAAAGTAATTCCACGGATGTCTTGAATCACTCTGTTTATCTCGGAGGGAAGTCTCCTGTCtgctctgctgttgctgcttGTGTGTTTGTGAAGAGGAGCTGGAGTTCATGGGAGTGGTTAattttcattgtttttctctAGAAGTGACCCTGGGAGTTTGTTCTTGTAACAGAGCTGGGAGCCCAGACTATTCACATTAACACAGTGCTGGGGCAAGTATTGGAACAAACACCTGTGAAATATAAATAGGCTAAAATGATCACATTCACCATTTTCAAACATAAtggaaacactttacattaaaaaatacaagcTGTTGACTTCTCATAGAATTTGAATAACTGCTTACTTTTTCTTGAGAAATTATTTCTACTGATCAAAGTAGCCATGATTCATAATGAATTCTTGAATAATAGCTATTCCATTGGAATTCACAtggatttgcaattttgttttattttaagctgTACCCAACATAATTTATGTACATTTGTATACCAGCTATTATCATAACATTTCTGCCCTTGTGAAGTTAGACTATTGGTACCAGGTTTTACAGGATATGTATTAAACATCTgtaataaaatttttaaaaacacaccggACATGTTTTGTTTTCGAAGGTAATTTAACTGTAAAACAATACTAGATTGTACTTCTTTGAAATGAAAGACTATTAGTCTAAATTGTAGACAaatgtttaaaaatcaattccagCACTAATAAAGGATACATTATCTGTGTAATTGCAACACAAATTGCATGTGTTGGTTACATAAAAATGTAGGCAATTTTTCTTCATCAATTTAAACACATACAATTATCTATTCTAAAGAAACCCTGAAAAGTATTATAATCGCGTAAATCTATTAATAATCGCGTTCTGAAGTTACTTAAGATAGGAACCTCAGACGATCTCCCAATCCAGGAACAGCTGCTGACTTTAGGAGACTGCTGTCATATAGGAAGGAGCACTCCTCAAACACACTAGTATTGACATCATCCTGCACTCTGCACTGCTGTCATACAGGGAGGAACGGCATCCCTCAAACACACTCAAGTATTGACATTATTCTGCTGTAGGAAGAATTGacaagtaaataaatgtacaAGACCCAGTTAAGACTAACTAGCTGATGTGTAATGGTTTTAATTAATTAGCACTCTTAATTATTCATTACTTCCAAACAAGCTCAAGAGCACGAGGAAACAATTGCACAATAAAACACGCAACACTTGTATCTTTTATAACTTATCAGAAGTTTGTGaataaaatgcagtacaaaagtAGGAAAGAAGGTTAATATCAAAATATAAATCGGCACATTACTCTCAGTAAGCAGTACTGGTTAAGCAGAATCTCAGTGTAAATGTCAATTACAAGTGAAAGCAATGCATTCATTGTCTATTCTGTAAGACTAATTTTATTCTTGTCAGTAActataataatatgaatatgcaagcaggAGCATTGTATAAGTAAATAAATTTAAATTCAGGTAATAATAATACTCTATTACGAAACTGTTCATTCTCTGTCCTTCAGTTGTTAAATATATATCCTTTAATTAAAATCA
The sequence above is a segment of the Acipenser ruthenus chromosome 7, fAciRut3.2 maternal haplotype, whole genome shotgun sequence genome. Coding sequences within it:
- the LOC117416212 gene encoding uncharacterized protein C19orf47 homolog isoform X3 translates to MLMDLSKEFMMDLGITVIGDIIAILKHAKVVYRQMKSADWNSPPSPPTRPSMESRTGGTFRKRDPADDMCKMATEAISSGQTTIQAELRRNANTPATRMIANSLSQDSPPPTPVRKPDNRLSVTVSNKQAKAGMPDAGPDVSVKRRRVTAEMEGKYIINMPKGTTERTKRILEEQAEIEKGIYRTSVFERLGAESKADATVGSKPTGVFSRLGDATGESKEEEDEKAVESDGEGSVLQYAGVLKRTAQPARKTPAKASPASLTTAKTRTALPARRPALMARRPAVVTLKRLGKPARALATCTATDKPEPAAKVSVLQRLGKPSSPQPDTQDSRVTSTKSKGFTVTINRGLGSAKVSSSTGECQGAQMDSAGSVSVFKRLGLKNT
- the LOC117416212 gene encoding uncharacterized protein C19orf47 homolog isoform X1 — protein: MASVTNATSEWIQFFKDAGIPAGLAVHYAVSFVDNRIQKNMLMDLSKEFMMDLGITVIGDIIAILKHAKVVYRQMKSADWNSPPSPPTRPSMESRTGGTFRKRDPADDMCKMATEAISSGQTTIQAELRRNANTPATRMIANSLSQDSPPPTPVRKPDNRLSVTVSNKQAKAGMPDAGPDVSVKRRRVTAEMEGKYIINMPKGTTERTKRILEEQAEIEKGIYRTSVFERLGAESKADATVGSKPTGVFSRLGDATGESKEEEDEKAVESDGEGSVLQYAGVLKRTAQPARKTPAKASPASLTTAKTRTALPARRPALMARRPAVVTLKRLGKPARALATCTATDKPEPAAKVSVLQRLGKPSSPQPDTQDSRVTSTKSKGFTVTINRGLGSAKVSSSTGECQGAQMDSAGSVSVFKRLGLKNT
- the LOC117416212 gene encoding uncharacterized protein C19orf47 homolog isoform X2; the encoded protein is MASVTNATSEWIQFFKDAGIPAGLAVHYAVSFVDNRIQKNMLMDLSKEFMMDLGITVIGDIIAILKHAKVVYRQDMCKMATEAISSGQTTIQAELRRNANTPATRMIANSLSQDSPPPTPVRKPDNRLSVTVSNKQAKAGMPDAGPDVSVKRRRVTAEMEGKYIINMPKGTTERTKRILEEQAEIEKGIYRTSVFERLGAESKADATVGSKPTGVFSRLGDATGESKEEEDEKAVESDGEGSVLQYAGVLKRTAQPARKTPAKASPASLTTAKTRTALPARRPALMARRPAVVTLKRLGKPARALATCTATDKPEPAAKVSVLQRLGKPSSPQPDTQDSRVTSTKSKGFTVTINRGLGSAKVSSSTGECQGAQMDSAGSVSVFKRLGLKNT